One window from the genome of Paracoccus zhejiangensis encodes:
- the gatB gene encoding Asp-tRNA(Asn)/Glu-tRNA(Gln) amidotransferase subunit GatB → MLDHLSYTAPEPKVISGAKQDWELVIGLEVHAQVSSNAKLFSGASTGFGAEPNSHVAFVDAAMPGMLPVINEFCVAQAVKTGLGIKAAINLRSAFDRKNYFYPDLPQGYQISQLYHPIVGEGEVIVDMGPGVARRVRIERIHLEQDAGKSIHDMDPTMSFVDLNRTGVALMEIVSRPDIRGPEEAAAYVSKLRQIMRYLGTCDGNMQNGNLRADVNVSVCPPGAYERYQETQDFSHLGTRCEIKNMNSLRFIQAAIDYEARRQIAILEDGGKVTQETRLYDPDKGETRSMRSKEEAHDYRYFPDPDLLPLEIEQAWIDGIAAGLPELPDAKKARFVEALGLSEYDAGVLTAEVENADYFEAVAQGRDGKMAANWVINELFGRLNKEGLSVETSPVSAAQLGGVIDLIAKGDISGKIAKDLFEILWTEGGDPAQIVEARGMKQVTDLGAIEKAVDEIIAANPGQVEKAKANPKLAGWFVGQVLKATGGKANPAAVNELVAKKLG, encoded by the coding sequence ATGCTCGACCATCTCTCCTATACCGCCCCCGAGCCGAAAGTCATTTCCGGCGCCAAGCAGGATTGGGAACTGGTCATCGGGCTGGAGGTTCACGCCCAGGTCAGCAGCAATGCCAAGCTTTTCTCGGGCGCCTCGACCGGCTTTGGCGCCGAGCCGAACAGCCATGTGGCCTTCGTCGATGCCGCCATGCCGGGGATGCTGCCGGTCATCAACGAGTTTTGCGTGGCGCAGGCGGTGAAGACCGGCCTTGGCATCAAGGCCGCGATCAACCTGCGCTCGGCCTTTGACCGCAAGAACTATTTCTATCCCGACCTGCCGCAGGGTTACCAGATCAGCCAGCTTTACCACCCCATCGTCGGCGAGGGCGAGGTGATCGTGGACATGGGTCCGGGCGTCGCCCGCCGCGTCCGCATCGAGCGCATCCACCTGGAACAGGATGCCGGCAAGTCGATCCATGACATGGACCCGACCATGTCCTTCGTCGACCTGAACCGCACCGGCGTGGCGCTGATGGAGATCGTCAGCCGCCCCGACATCCGTGGCCCGGAGGAGGCGGCGGCCTATGTGTCGAAGCTGCGCCAGATCATGCGCTATCTCGGCACCTGCGACGGCAACATGCAGAACGGCAACCTGCGTGCCGATGTGAACGTCTCGGTCTGCCCGCCCGGCGCCTATGAGCGGTACCAGGAGACGCAGGATTTCAGCCATCTGGGCACCCGCTGCGAGATCAAGAACATGAACTCGCTGCGCTTCATCCAGGCCGCCATCGATTACGAGGCCCGCCGCCAGATCGCCATCCTGGAAGACGGCGGCAAGGTCACGCAGGAAACCCGCCTCTACGATCCCGACAAGGGCGAGACGCGCTCGATGCGCTCGAAGGAAGAGGCGCATGATTACCGCTATTTCCCCGATCCCGACCTGCTGCCCCTGGAGATCGAGCAGGCCTGGATCGACGGCATCGCCGCCGGCCTGCCGGAACTTCCCGACGCCAAGAAGGCGCGTTTCGTCGAGGCTCTGGGCCTGTCGGAATACGACGCCGGCGTGCTGACCGCCGAGGTCGAGAATGCCGATTACTTCGAGGCCGTGGCGCAGGGCCGCGACGGCAAGATGGCGGCGAACTGGGTCATCAACGAGCTGTTCGGGCGACTGAACAAGGAAGGGCTCAGCGTCGAGACCTCGCCGGTTTCGGCCGCACAGCTGGGCGGCGTGATCGACCTGATTGCCAAGGGCGACATCTCGGGCAAGATCGCAAAGGACCTGTTCGAGATCCTCTGGACCGAAGGCGGCGACCCGGCCCAGATCGTCGAGGCGCGCGGCATGAAGCAGGTGACCGACCTCGGCGCCATCGAGAAAGCGGTCGACGAGATCATCGCCGCCAACCCGGGCCAGGTCGAGAAAGCCAAGGCCAACCCGAAACTGGCCGGCTGGTTCGTCGGCCAGGTGCTGAAAGCCACCGGCGGCAAGGCCAACCCGGCGGCGGTGAACGAGCTGGTGGCGAAGAAGCTGGGGTGA
- a CDS encoding lytic transglycosylase domain-containing protein has translation MPSLTKLFAPLALCLAVAGCDSATTGADAGANMLLPVTAPKAAIAAPAAAQVSMRWGDRNGSDAWTKATLAALEQHGVQMVSQVPGDISSYCPAYAERGPEGRRAFWAGLLSAVAKHESTYNPQASGGGGKWLGLMQISPATWNHYGCTGKMMDGADNMACAVKIMSRQVGRDNAVARGGDGWRGVARDWAPMRNASKRADIAAWTSKQNYCQSPV, from the coding sequence ATGCCGTCCCTGACCAAGCTTTTCGCCCCGCTTGCCCTCTGCCTTGCCGTCGCCGGATGCGACAGCGCCACAACCGGAGCCGATGCAGGCGCGAACATGCTGCTGCCGGTGACGGCGCCAAAGGCGGCGATTGCGGCCCCGGCCGCGGCGCAGGTTTCGATGCGCTGGGGCGATCGCAACGGGTCGGATGCCTGGACCAAGGCCACGCTGGCGGCGCTGGAACAGCACGGGGTGCAGATGGTCTCGCAGGTGCCCGGCGATATCTCGTCGTATTGCCCGGCCTATGCCGAGCGCGGGCCCGAGGGGCGTCGCGCCTTCTGGGCCGGCCTGTTGTCGGCGGTGGCCAAGCACGAAAGCACCTATAACCCGCAGGCCAGCGGCGGCGGCGGCAAGTGGCTGGGCCTGATGCAGATCTCGCCGGCGACCTGGAACCATTACGGCTGCACCGGCAAAATGATGGACGGGGCCGACAACATGGCCTGCGCCGTCAAGATCATGAGCCGCCAGGTCGGGCGCGACAATGCCGTGGCCCGCGGTGGCGACGGCTGGCGCGGCGTGGCGCGGGACTGGGCGCCGATGCGCAATGCCAGCAAGCGTGCCGATATCGCCGCCTGGACCAGCAAGCAGAATTACTGCCAGTCGCCGGTCTGA
- a CDS encoding peroxidase family protein encodes MTDTLDPDPGDLLANCRFGCSPAPIDPAPPASQRPSAARSAAAAPVIGTPDPVTPVPRQRPEFLLRADPAWRRACLEASAHIPSGYTYLGQLMGHDMGCSVPLSAVPHATRGDVVGVVSVLGPRRYNLIDNPLTLETIYGPGPTMLSHVYDPDQMLFRLTPGARLARVYRFAADSAPGGDRQPLRALYDERNRDSLMLHELSVAWMQFHNLCARRLMAEGMRPFPAYVAVRNHAVRVWHGIVTGDILPRFLHPEIAALPTLPDEWQLDEATLLHGLFRAFHALPLAGYHLGRSGTHNLRAMLRTGFDHSEAELDWSIDWDLFFGAKPGGPKTGLSASVAPELRHPATAAAVIALDAESAREAEPLRAGNDRIEAAIAKLPAPWPARLAAGTITPEFNTRFPASPVKVTTQMIEWGPLFQTLMIEAQLHGVRGGFGPLGSALLRGSIEGSIARVQLTTGSRGAQGLPHPATMLELIATVRKG; translated from the coding sequence ATGACCGATACGCTTGATCCCGACCCCGGCGACCTGCTGGCCAATTGCCGTTTCGGCTGCAGCCCCGCCCCAATCGACCCGGCACCACCCGCGTCGCAGCGCCCGAGCGCCGCGCGCTCTGCCGCTGCCGCGCCGGTCATCGGCACGCCCGACCCGGTGACACCGGTGCCACGCCAGCGGCCGGAGTTCCTGCTGCGCGCTGACCCGGCCTGGCGCCGCGCCTGCCTTGAGGCCAGCGCACATATCCCCTCGGGCTATACCTATCTCGGCCAGTTGATGGGCCATGACATGGGTTGCAGCGTGCCCTTGTCGGCGGTGCCCCATGCGACGCGGGGCGATGTGGTCGGCGTGGTCTCGGTGCTGGGACCGCGACGCTATAACCTGATCGACAACCCGCTGACGCTGGAAACCATCTACGGGCCGGGGCCGACGATGCTGTCGCATGTCTATGACCCCGACCAGATGCTGTTCCGGCTGACGCCCGGGGCGCGGCTGGCGCGGGTCTATCGCTTCGCGGCGGACAGCGCGCCGGGCGGCGACCGGCAGCCGCTGCGCGCGCTTTATGACGAGCGCAACCGGGATTCGCTGATGCTGCACGAGCTGTCGGTGGCCTGGATGCAGTTCCACAATCTCTGCGCCCGCCGGCTGATGGCCGAGGGGATGCGACCCTTCCCCGCCTATGTGGCGGTGCGCAACCATGCGGTGCGGGTCTGGCATGGCATCGTCACGGGCGACATCCTGCCCCGCTTCCTGCATCCCGAGATCGCCGCCCTGCCCACCCTGCCCGACGAATGGCAGTTGGACGAGGCGACGCTGCTGCACGGGTTGTTCCGCGCCTTCCATGCGCTGCCGCTGGCCGGCTATCACCTCGGGCGCAGCGGCACCCATAATCTGCGCGCGATGCTGAGAACCGGCTTTGACCACAGCGAGGCCGAGCTGGACTGGAGCATCGATTGGGACCTGTTCTTCGGGGCCAAGCCCGGGGGGCCGAAAACCGGCCTCTCGGCCAGCGTCGCGCCCGAACTGCGCCACCCTGCGACCGCTGCGGCGGTGATCGCCCTCGATGCCGAGTCCGCCCGCGAGGCCGAACCGCTGCGCGCCGGCAATGACCGGATCGAGGCCGCCATCGCGAAACTGCCCGCGCCCTGGCCCGCACGGCTGGCGGCGGGGACGATCACCCCCGAATTCAACACCCGCTTTCCCGCCTCGCCGGTGAAGGTGACGACCCAGATGATCGAATGGGGTCCGCTGTTCCAGACGCTGATGATCGAGGCGCAGCTGCACGGCGTCAGAGGCGGGTTCGGCCCCTTGGGCAGCGCGCTTTTGCGCGGCTCGATCGAGGGCTCGATCGCGCGGGTGCAACTGACCACCGGCAGCCGGGGCGCGCAGGGCCTGCCGCATCCGGCCACCATGCTTGAACTGATCGCTACTGTGAGAAAGGGGTAA
- a CDS encoding YcaO-like family protein, with protein sequence MSKPSDLAKTWQRFDWRESFFAPNAVILQALTKGGTASGVGRGREAAYQRCLGETAEIQALSALPAALRAGFTPLRDGLAAHVEPEAARRFAQLEAFERQAVARWWLEEVPARPLDDGWLAATGLPGMVTIARLGAALKRRTGWWQIETRPDQPAVMVCRSISPEGQDPVIGYGCAMDPVEAAQKALRELFLMEMNLMELLAARRLDLGHPHPAQERIATYARRGPALLPSLPPVTPAATDTAATGSTPDFWLGTALTERDITPPDGPIAVWLCQPDLPVPIFNDRTGVPFM encoded by the coding sequence ATGAGTAAACCCAGCGATCTTGCCAAGACGTGGCAGCGATTCGATTGGCGCGAGAGCTTCTTCGCGCCGAATGCCGTGATTCTTCAGGCGCTGACCAAGGGCGGGACCGCCAGTGGCGTCGGGCGCGGGCGCGAGGCCGCCTATCAGCGCTGCCTGGGGGAAACTGCGGAAATCCAGGCGTTGAGCGCGCTCCCGGCGGCGCTGCGCGCGGGCTTCACCCCGCTGCGCGACGGGCTCGCTGCGCATGTCGAACCCGAGGCCGCCCGCCGTTTCGCGCAGCTCGAGGCCTTCGAGCGTCAGGCGGTGGCGCGCTGGTGGCTGGAGGAGGTGCCGGCCCGTCCGCTGGACGACGGCTGGCTGGCCGCGACCGGGCTGCCCGGCATGGTCACCATCGCCCGGCTTGGCGCGGCGCTGAAGCGGCGCACCGGCTGGTGGCAGATCGAGACCCGGCCCGACCAGCCGGCGGTGATGGTCTGCCGCAGCATCAGCCCCGAGGGGCAGGACCCGGTGATCGGCTATGGCTGTGCCATGGACCCGGTCGAGGCGGCGCAGAAGGCGCTGCGCGAACTGTTCCTGATGGAGATGAACCTGATGGAACTGCTGGCCGCGCGCCGGCTGGATCTCGGGCACCCCCATCCGGCGCAGGAGCGCATCGCCACCTATGCCCGACGCGGCCCGGCGCTGCTGCCGTCGCTGCCGCCGGTAACGCCCGCCGCGACCGACACGGCTGCGACCGGGTCCACGCCCGATTTCTGGCTTGGTACCGCACTGACCGAACGTGACATTACCCCGCCCGATGGCCCCATCGCGGTCTGGCTGTGCCAGCCCGACCTGCCAGTGCCGATTTTCAATGACCGGACCGGCGTGCCTTTCATGTAG